The sequence GTACGACCCCGCCGCCCAGCGGAGCACGGGCCCGAAGCTCCGTGGCGCCTCTCCGTCCGCCCCGCAGTGCGCCAGGTATCTCCGCACCGCGTCGCCCCGACGCGGGCGCGTCTCCCCCTCGAGGAGGAGCATCGCGGTGCAGAGCCGCACCATGTCGTCCCGCATCCGGCGCCAGGCGGCGCCGTGGTCCCCCGCCAGGAGGTGCTCCGAAGCCTCTTCCCCACCCTCCCGCACCCGCTCCAGGAGCGCCCCCGTGCACCGGAGCGCGTCGCGCGGGCAGAAGGGGAGCCGGAGCGGGCACGACCCGACGGGCCAGAGCGGGACACCGTCGTCCAGCGCGTCCACCAGCAT is a genomic window of Longimicrobiaceae bacterium containing:
- a CDS encoding nucleotidyltransferase domain-containing protein, which translates into the protein MRTGRANGAGRGAGGRGGFLTPRDRAAALEVVHRVRREVPAELARAFVFGSKARGEARPDSDVDVLLVFRRLPPDREPQAGMAEEVAERVAEETGVPVTVWSVSGVDLEPGNRTPMLVDALDDGVPLWPVGSCPLRLPFCPRDALRCTGALLERVREGGEEASEHLLAGDHGAAWRRMRDDMVRLCTAMLLLEGETRPRRGDAVRRYLAHCGADGEAPRSFGPVLRWAAGSY